In one window of Musa acuminata AAA Group cultivar baxijiao chromosome BXJ3-2, Cavendish_Baxijiao_AAA, whole genome shotgun sequence DNA:
- the LOC135631141 gene encoding uncharacterized protein LOC135631141: protein MRTCLKAMNVSLENKANSAVAVIRSSTKGVAVVFLTLVVLVIVISTHWIDGTTLTTISSKNEQVLSSQPRKPESKTIILACGNQTTPVCQRSLSPSPSPSAISSVPQSSPSCPDYFRWVHEDLRPWKSTGITEEMVGRARKFATFRLVVLAGRVYVERYRRAFQTRDVFTLWGILQLVSRYPGRVPDIDLMFNCDDTPVVKLADHRSSPPPPLFRYCKDDRTLDIVFPDWSFWGWAELNIKPWETLANDLKQGNQRVKWRDRKPYAYWKGNPWVSDSRRDLIKCNLSKHHDWKARLYDQNWDREINQGFRNSNLANQCDHRYKIYIEGRAWSVSQKYILACDSPAFFVKTHFHDFFSRALMPGLHFWPIKEDDKCRSIEFAVDWGNEHQEEAQAMGRAGSSFVQEELKMDYVYDYMLHLLTEYAKLLRYEPAVPEKATELCSESMACPATGLVKEFLMESMAKSTHDTEPCAMPPPFDPEALQVVREKKADAVTQVELWQQQAWNKGV, encoded by the exons ATGAGGACATGCTTGAAAGCCATGAACGTGTCGTTGGAGAACAAGGCCAACAGCGCCGTAGCTGTAATACGATCGTCGACGAAGGGAGTCGCCGTCGTCTTCCTCACACTCGTCGTCCTTGTCATCGTCATCTCCACGCATTGGATCGATGGGACA ACTCTCACAACAATAAGCTCCAAGAATGAACAAGTTCTTAGCTCACAACCCCGCAAACCAGAGTCAAAGACCATAATTTTGGCCTGTGGAAACCAAACAACTCCTGTGTGCCAAAGATCACTGTCTCCATCTCCGTCTCCGTCTGCTATCTCTTCTGTGCCCCAGTCGTCCCCTTCCTGCCCTGACTACTTCCGCTGGGTGCACGAAGATCTCCGACCGTGGAAGTCCACCGGCATCACAGAGGAGATGGTGGGGAGAGCTCGAAAGTTCGCCACCTTCCGGTTGGTGGTGCTCGCCGGCCGAGTCTACGTCGAGCGTTACCGCCGAGCGTTTCAGACAAGAGACGTGTTCACCCTGTGGGGCATATTGCAGCTCGTCAGCCGGTATCCCGGCCGCGTCCCCGACATCGACCTCATGTTCAACTGCGACGACACACCCGTCGTGAAGCTGGCTGACCACCGGTCATCGCCGCCTCCACCTCTCTTCCGCTACTGCAAGGACGACAGGACCTTGGACATCGTCTTCCCCGACTGGTCATTCTGGGGCTG GGCTGAGCTCAATATAAAGCCGTGGGAGACACTGGCGAATGATCTGAAGCAAGGAAATCAAAGGGTGAAATGGAGGGACAGGAAGCCGTATGCCTACTGGAAGGGCAATCCATGGGTATCCGACAGTAGAAGGGATCTTATCAAGTGTAACCTCTCCAAACATCACGACTGGAAGGCTCGTCTCTATGATCAG AATTGGGATAGGGAGATCAATCAAGGGTTTAGGAACTCAAACCTGGCCAACCAATGTGATCACAG GTACAAGATCTACATCGAGGGCCGAGCATGGTCAGTGAGCCAGAAGTACATCCTAGCATGCGACTCGCCGGCGTTCTTTGTGAAGACTCACTTCCATGACTTCTTCTCCAGAGCTCTGATGCCAGGACTACACTTCTGGCCAATAAAGGAGGACGATAAGTGTAGATCGATCGAGTTCGCAGTTGACTGGGGCAACGAACACCAAGAGGAG GCACAAGCCATGGGAAGGGCAGGCAGCAGCTTCGTGCAGGAAGAGCTAAAGATGGACTACGTCTACGACTACATGCTGCACCTGTTAACCGAGTACGCCAAGCTGCTGAGGTACGAGCCCGCCGTACCAGAGAAAGCCACCGAGCTCTGCTCCGAGTCCATGGCCTGCCCTGCCACCGGCCTCGTCAAGGAGTTCCTGATGGAGTCGATGGCGAAGTCGACGCACGACACAGAGCCGTGCGCGATGCCTCCACCCTTCGATCCGGAGGCGCTCCAAGTGGTGCGGGAGAAGAAAGCTGACGCCGTGACGCAAGTGGAATTGTGGCAGCAGCAAGCTTGGAATAAAGGTGTTTGA
- the LOC135631140 gene encoding uncharacterized protein LOC135631140, with amino-acid sequence MVDAQRELEGYSDGLRELEAMFAAFKNKSNRVAATIRSSTMGVVVIFLALLVLVFSTFWIANISDYRMVTTMTPQALKSNISHSAHPAPIRQPKPIALTCGNQTAVPICQRQVSASVVPSRPPAMPQSSASCPDYFRWIYEDLRPWKTTGITREVVESAQKFATFRLVMLDGRVYVEHYGGGFQTRDVFTLWGLLQLANRYPGRIPDIDLMFNCNDTPSVKSAGHRSSPPPPLFRYCKDDKTLDIVFPDWSFWGWAEVNIKPWRTLIKELEEGNRRVKWRDREPYAYWKGNPWVSDSRSDLMRCNVSKHHDWNARLYALNWDSEKRQGYNNSNLASQCKYRYKIFVEGRAWSVSNKYILACDSPALFVRTRFHDFFSRGLMPGLHYWPIREDDKCSSIKFAVDWGNKHQEEAEAMGRVSSSHMKEEVKMEYVYDYMLHLLIQYAKLLRYKPTVPEKAIEFCLESVACPATGIVKKLLMESMEKRTEEAEPCRIPPPFNPEELQEMMERKATVLKQIESWEGKKANV; translated from the exons ATGGTTGATGCACAGAGAGAATTAGAAGGGTACTCAGATGGGTTGCGTGAATTAGAGGCGATGTTTGCAGCGTTTAAGAACAAATCGAACCGCGTCGCGGCCACGATACGATCGTCGACAATGGGAGTCGTTGTCATCTTCCTCGCCTTGCTAGTTCTTGTGTTCTCTACCTTTTGGATCGCCAACATCTCT GATTACAGAATGGTAACCACCATGACTCCACAAGCTCTCAAATCAAACATCTCCCACAGTGCACACCCCGCGCCGATACGTCAACCAAAACCTATCGCCTTGACCTGTGGAAATCAAACAGCAGTTCCAATCTGCCAAAGACAAGTCTCTGCATCAGTTGTTCCTTCTCGTCCCCCCGCCATGCCCCAATCCTCTGCTTCCTGCCCCGACTACTTCCGATGGATTTACGAGGACTTACGACCGTGGAAAACCACAGGAATCACGAGGGAGGTGGTGGAGAGTGCTCAAAAGTTCGCCACCTTCCGGTTGGTGATGCTCGATGGCCGGGTCTACGTGGAGCACTATGGAGGAGGATTCCAGACGAGAGACGTGTTCACGCTTTGGGGCCTCCTCCAGCTCGCTAATCGATATCCAGGTCGCATCCCCGATATCGATCTCATGTTCAACTGCAACGACACGCCTTCCGTCAAGTCAGCCGGCCACCGGTCGTCACCTCCGCCTCCACTCTTCCGGTACTGCAAGGATGATAAGACACTGGACATCGTCTTCCCTGATTGGTCGTTTTGGGGTTG GGCTGAGGTCAATATAAAGCCATGGAGGACCCTGATCAAGGAGCTGGAAGAAGGGAACAGAAGAGTGAAATGGAGAGACAGGGAGCCATATGCCTACTGGAAGGGCAATCCATGGGTATCTGATAGCAGGAGCGATCTCATGAGGTGCAACGTCTCCAAGCATCACGACTGGAATGCTCGTCTCTACGCACTG AACTGGGACAGTGAGAAGAGGCAAGGTTACAATAACTCAAACCTGGCAAGCCAATGCAAGTATAG GTATAAGATCTTTGTGGAAGGCCGGGCATGGTCAGTGAGTAATAAGTACATCTTAGCGTGTGATTCGCCTGCGCTGTTTGTGAGGACTCGCTTCCATGATTTCTTCTCCAGAGGTCTGATGCCAGGGCTGCACTACTGGCCCATAAGAGAAGACGACAAGTGCAGCTCGATCAAGTTCGCTGTCGACTGGGGCAACAAGCACCAAGAGGAG GCAGAAGCCATGGGAAGAGTAAGTAGCAGCCACATGAAAGAAGAAGTAAAGATGGAGTACGTCTATGACTACATGCTACATCTACTAATCCAATACGCCAAGCTGTTGAGGTACAAGCCTACTGTACCGGAGAAAGCTATCGAGTTCTGCTTGGAGTCTGTGGCTTGTCCTGCCACGGGCATCGTCAAGAAGCTCCTGATGGAGTCGATGGAGAAGCGGACAGAGGAAGCAGAGCCGTGCAGAATTCCCCCACCATTCAATCCGGAGGAGCTACAAGAGATGATGGAGAGAAAAGCTACTGTTTTGAAGCAAATCGAGTCGTGGGAGGGAAAAAAGGCTAACGTATGA
- the LOC135631415 gene encoding uncharacterized protein LOC135631415 isoform X2, whose translation MAMRANLRRLWHGSQATHSSLESKGKSAPASKHSPIKLVVAALVAILVIVFFISNSATFSWSEQGVHAESLKTQPSKAQAVPVTQPSKAQAMPITLTCSNQTSPICKRSSNLVSALSLTTPQQSPTCPAYFRWIHEDLRPWKSTGITKEMVEGAQKLATFRLVVLDGRVYVEEYFGQSMTRNVFTLWGILQLVNRYPGRVPDLDLMFNCVDQPSVRSAEYSSSTLPPVFHYCKDDQTSDILFPDWSFWGWPETNIKPWVPLMNEMKAANEEVKWIDREPFAFWKGNPTMGSNRQELLKCNVTNEQDWNARIYSQDWNREEKQGFQQSNLAKQCSHRYRIYVDGLAWSVSQKYIMACNSPTLFVNTRWYEFFQRGLVPGHHYWPIPENNKCRAIKFAVDWGNQHQEEAQAMGKASSNFLTEEVKMDYVYDYMLHVLTEYAKLLRYKPTVPEKATEFCLESMACTAQDNVKRFLLESMEKSTHVSEPCTLPPPFTSLELQHLSQKTADAVKQVEMWEQKAWVEQGNEL comes from the exons ATGGCGATGAGGGCAAACCTGCGCAGATTGTGGCATGGGTCGCAAGCGACGCACTCATCGTTGGAGAGCAAAGGGAAGAGCGCCCCGGCCTCGAAGCATTCCCCTATTAAGCTTGTAGTTGCCGCTTTGGTTGCCATCCTTGTTATCGTTTTCTTCATCTCTAACAGCGCA ACCTTCAGTTGGAGTGAACAAGGAGTCCATGCAGAGTCTCTCAAAACGCAGCCCTCCAAAGCACAAGCAGTGCCC GTTACACAGCCCTCCAAAGCACAAGCAATGCCTATTACCTTAACCTGTTCAAACCAAACATCACCCATCTGCAAAAGATCTTCCAATCTGGTCTCAGCTCTTTCCCTCACCACTCCCCAGCAATCCCCTACCTGTCCTGCATACTTCCGGTGGATTCACGAGGACTTGCGTccttggaagtccaccggaatcACAAAAGAGATGGTTGAGGGTGCTCAAAAGTTAGCGACCTTCCGTTTGGTGGTGCTTGACGGTCGAGTTTATGTCGAGGAATACTTTGGACAATCCATGACGAGGAATGTGTTCACCCTCTGGGGCATCCTCCAGCTTGTTAATCGGTATCCTGGGCGTGTCCCTGACCTTGATCTCATGTTCAACTGCGTGGACCAGCCGTCTGTTAGATCTGCTGAATATAGCTCTTCGACTCTGCCACCGGTGTTCCACTACTGCAAGGATGATCAGACATCGGATATACTCTTCCCTGACTGGTCCTTCTGGGGTTG GCCTGAGACCAATATAAAGCCATGGGTGCCACTGATGAATGAGATGAAAGCAGCGAATGAAGAGGTGAAGTGGATTGATAGAGAACCCTTTGCATTTTGGAAGGGCAATCCGACGATGGGCAGCAACAGGCAGGAGCTTCTGAAGTGCAATGTCACGAATGAACAGGACTGGAATGCTAGGATATATTCGCAG GATTGGAATCGGGAAGAAAAGCAAGGGTTCCAGCAATCGAACCTGGCCAAGCAATGCAGCCATCG ATACAGGATATATGTGGACGGTCTCGCATGGTCAGTGAGCCAGAAGTACATCATGGCATGCAACTCGCCAACATTGTTTGTGAACACTCGCTGGTACGAGTTCTTCCAAAGAGGTCTCGTGCCGGGACATCACTACTGGCCGATACCAGAGAACAACAAGTGCAGGGCTATCAAGTTTGCCGTCGACTGGGGTAATCAGCACCAGGAGGAG GCACAAGCTATGGGAAAGGCGAGCAGCAACTTTCTCACAGAAGAAGTGAAGATGGACTATGTATATGATTACATGCTGCATGTATTGACTGAATACGCGAAACTTTTGAGGTACAAGCCTACTGTACCGGAGAAAGCCACCGAGTTCTGCTTGGAGTCCATGGCCTGCACTGCTCAGGATAACGTAAAGAGATTCTTGTTGGAATCAATGGAGAAATCAACTCATGTTTCGGAGCCATGCACATTGCCTCCACCCTTCACTTCGCTGGAGCTCCAACATCTGAGTCAGAAGACAGCTGATGCTGTGAAGCAAGTGGAGATGTGGGAGCAAAAAGCTTGGGTAGAACAAGGGAACGAGTTGTAA
- the LOC135631415 gene encoding uncharacterized protein LOC135631415 isoform X1, translated as MAMRANLRRLWHGSQATHSSLESKGKSAPASKHSPIKLVVAALVAILVIVFFISNSATFSWSEQGVHAESLKTQPSKAQAVPVTQPSKAQTVPVTQPSKAQAMPITLTCSNQTSPICKRSSNLVSALSLTTPQQSPTCPAYFRWIHEDLRPWKSTGITKEMVEGAQKLATFRLVVLDGRVYVEEYFGQSMTRNVFTLWGILQLVNRYPGRVPDLDLMFNCVDQPSVRSAEYSSSTLPPVFHYCKDDQTSDILFPDWSFWGWPETNIKPWVPLMNEMKAANEEVKWIDREPFAFWKGNPTMGSNRQELLKCNVTNEQDWNARIYSQDWNREEKQGFQQSNLAKQCSHRYRIYVDGLAWSVSQKYIMACNSPTLFVNTRWYEFFQRGLVPGHHYWPIPENNKCRAIKFAVDWGNQHQEEAQAMGKASSNFLTEEVKMDYVYDYMLHVLTEYAKLLRYKPTVPEKATEFCLESMACTAQDNVKRFLLESMEKSTHVSEPCTLPPPFTSLELQHLSQKTADAVKQVEMWEQKAWVEQGNEL; from the exons ATGGCGATGAGGGCAAACCTGCGCAGATTGTGGCATGGGTCGCAAGCGACGCACTCATCGTTGGAGAGCAAAGGGAAGAGCGCCCCGGCCTCGAAGCATTCCCCTATTAAGCTTGTAGTTGCCGCTTTGGTTGCCATCCTTGTTATCGTTTTCTTCATCTCTAACAGCGCA ACCTTCAGTTGGAGTGAACAAGGAGTCCATGCAGAGTCTCTCAAAACGCAGCCCTCCAAAGCACAAGCAGTGCCCGTTACACAGCCCTCCAAAGCACAAACAGTGCCAGTTACACAGCCCTCCAAAGCACAAGCAATGCCTATTACCTTAACCTGTTCAAACCAAACATCACCCATCTGCAAAAGATCTTCCAATCTGGTCTCAGCTCTTTCCCTCACCACTCCCCAGCAATCCCCTACCTGTCCTGCATACTTCCGGTGGATTCACGAGGACTTGCGTccttggaagtccaccggaatcACAAAAGAGATGGTTGAGGGTGCTCAAAAGTTAGCGACCTTCCGTTTGGTGGTGCTTGACGGTCGAGTTTATGTCGAGGAATACTTTGGACAATCCATGACGAGGAATGTGTTCACCCTCTGGGGCATCCTCCAGCTTGTTAATCGGTATCCTGGGCGTGTCCCTGACCTTGATCTCATGTTCAACTGCGTGGACCAGCCGTCTGTTAGATCTGCTGAATATAGCTCTTCGACTCTGCCACCGGTGTTCCACTACTGCAAGGATGATCAGACATCGGATATACTCTTCCCTGACTGGTCCTTCTGGGGTTG GCCTGAGACCAATATAAAGCCATGGGTGCCACTGATGAATGAGATGAAAGCAGCGAATGAAGAGGTGAAGTGGATTGATAGAGAACCCTTTGCATTTTGGAAGGGCAATCCGACGATGGGCAGCAACAGGCAGGAGCTTCTGAAGTGCAATGTCACGAATGAACAGGACTGGAATGCTAGGATATATTCGCAG GATTGGAATCGGGAAGAAAAGCAAGGGTTCCAGCAATCGAACCTGGCCAAGCAATGCAGCCATCG ATACAGGATATATGTGGACGGTCTCGCATGGTCAGTGAGCCAGAAGTACATCATGGCATGCAACTCGCCAACATTGTTTGTGAACACTCGCTGGTACGAGTTCTTCCAAAGAGGTCTCGTGCCGGGACATCACTACTGGCCGATACCAGAGAACAACAAGTGCAGGGCTATCAAGTTTGCCGTCGACTGGGGTAATCAGCACCAGGAGGAG GCACAAGCTATGGGAAAGGCGAGCAGCAACTTTCTCACAGAAGAAGTGAAGATGGACTATGTATATGATTACATGCTGCATGTATTGACTGAATACGCGAAACTTTTGAGGTACAAGCCTACTGTACCGGAGAAAGCCACCGAGTTCTGCTTGGAGTCCATGGCCTGCACTGCTCAGGATAACGTAAAGAGATTCTTGTTGGAATCAATGGAGAAATCAACTCATGTTTCGGAGCCATGCACATTGCCTCCACCCTTCACTTCGCTGGAGCTCCAACATCTGAGTCAGAAGACAGCTGATGCTGTGAAGCAAGTGGAGATGTGGGAGCAAAAAGCTTGGGTAGAACAAGGGAACGAGTTGTAA
- the LOC135631416 gene encoding oxalate--CoA ligase-like, translating into MEGLTLTGVLRNAAVEFPSRRAISVPGRLDLSHERLHQLVDDAAARLAAAGVSPGDVIALAFPNTVELVIVFLAVIRARAVVAPLNSAYTEDEFVFYLSDLETKLLVTNAEGNAAAEAAAAQLGIPRAAASLRDSSGTLELSLPDGATTADVAVTPLAGRVNDPSDVALFLHTSGTTSRPKGVPLTQLNLAASVTNIRSAYRLTESDSTVIVLPLFHVHGLVAALLSSLSAGASVALPAAGRFSASTFWADMRASGATWYTAVPTIHQILLDRHASRPEPVYPKLRFIRSCSASLAPVILEHLEAAFGAPVLEAYAMTEAAHQMASNPLPDDGPRKPGAVGRPTGLEMAILDEEGARRPPNVPGEVCIRGPNVTKGYKNNPEANKAAFAFGWFHTGDVGFLDADGYLHLVGRIKELINRGGEKISPIEVDAVLLDHPDIAQGVAFGVPDDKYGEEINCAVIPREGAEVDEAEVVRHCRKNLAAFKVPKRVFITDSLPKTATGKIQRRIVAEFFVPPAKAPRAGA; encoded by the exons ATGGAAGGGCTCACTCTCACCGGAGTGCTGAGGAATGCCGCCGTAGAGTTCCCCTCCCGGCGCGCCATCTCCGTCCCCGGCCGACTCGATCTCTCCCACGAACGCCTCCACCAACTCGTGGATGACGCCGCCGCCCGCCTTGCCGCCGCCGGCGTCAGCCCCGGCGACGTGATCGCCCTCGCTTTCCCCAACACCGTCGAG CTTGTGATCGTGTTTCTGGCGGTGATTCGCGCCCGGGCCGTGGTGGCGCCGCTCAACTCCGCTTACACCGAGGATGAGTTCGTGTTCTACCTCTCCGACTTGGAGACAAAGCTGCTGGTGACCAACGCCGAGGGCAACGCGGCCGCGGAGGCCGCCGCTGCCCAGCTTGGAATCCCCCGCGCCGCTGCATCACTCCGCGACTCGTCCGGTACGCTCGAACTCTCACTCCCAGATGGCGCGACGACGGCCGACGTCGCCGTCACCCCGCTCGCTGGGCGCGTTAACGACCCCTCTGACGTCGCGCTGTTCCTGCACACCTCCGGCACGACTAGCCGACCCAAGGGCGTCCCTCTGACCCAGCTCAACCTCGCGGCGTCTGTCACGAATATCCGGTCAGCGTACCGGCTCACCGAGTCCGACTCGACCGTGATCGTTCTCCCCCTGTTCCATGTTCACGGCCTGGTGGCGGCACTTCTGTCCTCCCTCTCCGCCGGCGCCTCCGTGGCCCTCCCAGCCGCCGGCCGCTTCTCGGCCTCCACCTTCTGGGCCGACATGCGTGCCTCCGGCGCCACGTGGTACACTGCGGTGCCCACCATCCACCAAATCCTCCTTGACCGCCACGCCAGCCGGCCCGAGCCGGTCTACCCGAAGCTCCGCTTCATCCGGAGCTGCAGTGCCTCGCTGGCGCCGGTGATCCTGGAGCACCTCGAGGCGGCCTTCGGTGCGCCGGTGTTGGAGGCGTACGCGATGACAGAGGCGGCCCACCAGATGGCGTCAAACCCGCTCCCGGATGACGGGCCCCGGAAGCCGGGCGCCGTGGGGCGTCCGACTGGGCTGGAGATGGCGATCCTCGACGAGGAGGGCGCTCGCCGCCCGCCGAACGTGCCCGGGGAGGTGTGCATACGGGGCCCCAACGTGACCAAGGGTTACAAGAACAACCCAGAGGCTAACAAGGCGGCTTTCGCCTTCGGTTGGTTCCACACCGGCGACGTCGGCTTCCTCGACGCCGACGGCTACCTCCACCTCGTCGGCCGCATCAAGGAACTCATCAACCGCGGAG GCGAGAAGATATCGCCCATCGAAGTGGACGCGGTGCTGTTGGACCACCCGGACATCGCGCAAGGGGTGGCGTTCGGCGTGCCGGACGACAAGTACGGAGAGGAG ATCAATTGCGCGGTGATACCGAGGGAAGGGGCGGAGGTGGACGAGGCAGAGGTGGTGAGACATTGCCGGAAGAACCTGGCAGCGTTCAAGGTGCCGAAGCGGGTGTTCATCACGGACTCGCTGCCGAAGACCGCCACCGGGAAGATCCAACGGCGGATCGTGGCCGAGTTCTTCGTGCCTCCGGCCAAGGCACCAAGGGCCGGCGCTTAA